The genomic interval ATTACGTGCGTCTGCATCAAGCCTGACTGGTTTTGTCCGGTAACGTTCTGAAAAATCATTGGTAAATTTCCGGAAAAGCAACAGTACATCCTCGCCACGGTCACGAAGCGGTGGTACATAAATCGGAACAGTATTGAGCCTATAATACAGATCTTCCCTGAACTTGCCGTTATTTACAGCTTCCAGCAGATTAACATTGGTCGCAGCAACTACACGCACATTCGTTTTCATTACTTTGGATGATCCAACCCGGATATATTCGCCGTTTTCAAGCACACGGAGCAAACGGGATTGTGTACCCAATGGCATTTCACCTACTTCATCCAAAAATATAGTGCCTCCGTTGGTTGTTTCAAAATATCCTTTTCTGGAATCCAAAGCACCCGTAAATGCTCCTTTTTCGTGCCCGAAAAGTTCAGAATCAATGGTTCCTTCAGGAATAGCGCCACAATTGATCGCAATAAAAGGCCCGTGCTTCCTTGAGCTGATGCTATGTATAATTTTTGAAAAGGATTCTTTACCACTTCCGCTTTCCCCTGTAATCAGTACAGTAAGGTCAGTTGCCGCTACCTGAATGGCCACATTAATGGCATGGTTCAGTACCGGTGAAGTACCAATAATTCCGAATCTGTTCTTTACAGCTTGTATTTCAGATGAATTCATTAAAATAGCGGTTGGCTGTTAGCACAGTCGGCCGCTGCCGTTGGCTATTAGCTTTTGATATTGATTTAATGCAGTAAACAATCAGGATACCGCATGTCGATGAATGGGTTAATATTGCATCACTTCTGCACAGGCTTTACCTCTTAAAGTAGCCGACGTACTTTCAGTGATCAGAACATCCACATAATCTCCTTTTTTGAAATTTTCACGAGGGAAAATAACTACTTTATTCTGATCGCTGCGTCCTGAAAAATCGTCCTGGGAGCGCTTCGATGTTCCTTCAACTAATACTTTTTGAATAGTGCCTATCAGTTTCCGGTTACGCTCTGAGGAAATGCGTTGCTGGACTTCAATAATTTCGGCAAGACGGCGCTGTTTTACTTCAGCTGAAATATCGTCTTTGAATTTTTTTGCAGCTGGTGTTCCGGGCCGTTCTGAATAGGCAAACATATAGCCAAAATCAAAACGAACATATTCCAGCAGAGAAAGTGAATCCTGGTGCTCTTCTTCTGTTTCTGTACAGAATCCAGCTATCATATCGTGTGAAATACCACATTCATCACCAAGAATTCTGCGGATACTATCGATTCGTTCCAGATACCATTCACGTGTATAAGTACGGTTCATGATTTCTAATACCCGGCTGTTTCCGCTTTGTGCTGGCAAATGGATGTATTTACAGATATTGTCATACTTTTTGATGGTATACAATACTTCATCTGTTATATCTTTTGGATGCGAAGTACTGAAACGTACCCGAAGATCAGGGCTGATCAGTGCCACCATTTCCAGTAGTTTTGCAAAATTGATTTGTACTTGCAGTTTCAGGATTTCCGTATAAGTCACCGTTAGGCCCGCTCCATTTGTAACTATCAACATTTTGCCCCAATAGTGTAACTTCTTTATAACCTTGGGCAAACAAATCCTGTGCTTCTTTCAGAATGGAATAAGGATCACGGCTTCTTTCTCTGCCCCGGGTATAAGGTACTACGCAGAAACTGCACATATTATCACAGCCGCGCATGATAGAGATAAGTGCAGTAATCCCATTGGAATTCAACCTGACCGGAGAAATGTCTGCGTAAGTTTCCTCTCTTGACAAGAAAACATTCACACCTTTCTGCCCTGTTTCTGCTTCTTCTACCAAACGCGGAAGATCACGATATGCATCGGGCCCTGTCACGATGTCTACCATTTTCTCTTCTTCCAGCAACTTGGCTTTCAACCGTTCTGCCATACATCCCAGTACGCCAATGAGCATTCCGGGTTTCTTTTTTTGTAAACGTTCAGTTGTTTGAGCCTTGTTCTTACCCGTTGTTCAGCATTATCTCGTATGGCGCAGGTATTAAGAAAAATCAGATCGGCATTTTCAGCATCAGAAGTAGTAACAAAACCAGCGTTGCGCATTACGGACGCTACAATTTCACTGTCCGCGAAGTTCATCTGACAGCCATAGCTTTCTATAAAAAGTCTTTTTTTATCGGATACGGGCTCATTTTCAGAAACATGTACTGTTTCACATGCTTCTTTATCTGATTGCGTTAATATTTTTAATGTAGTGGCAATTCTATGCTCCATTTGTTGAGGATACTGAATTTGATTTAAACGTATGGCATTGTTAGAACCATAGCTTTGGCATTATTTAT from Dyadobacter sp. NIV53 carries:
- a CDS encoding sigma-54-dependent Fis family transcriptional regulator, producing the protein MNSSEIQAVKNRFGIIGTSPVLNHAINVAIQVAATDLTVLITGESGSGKESFSKIIHSISSRKHGPFIAINCGAIPEGTIDSELFGHEKGAFTGALDSRKGYFETTNGGTIFLDEVGEMPLGTQSRLLRVLENGEYIRVGSSKVMKTNVRVVAATNVNLLEAVNNGKFREDLYYRLNTVPIYVPPLRDRGEDVLLLFRKFTNDFSERYRTKPVRLDADARNLLSQYAFPGNIRQLKNIAEQITILETDKELPITAETLNIYLNPIQPSSRKALVPVRSLDDPSNSFSERELLYKVLFDMRRDVTELKKLVLNVLENEKYGGEILKDHQELFSSLNNNDPVVTTPTIEPSRLLSPYPQRNVDLDRYSDERSEIEDVVHVTAEEESLSLEDKEKEMIIKALRKNNNKRKYAASALGISERTLYRKIKQYDIEE